GCGTCTTGACATGGTCCGCCGGAGTGCGCGCGATGATCCTGGACAGCTGTTCGCCCGTGAGGGTCGAGATGGATGCCGGAGCGTCGAGCTCCTTCTCCTCGCGGCGCGATACCGTGACGACGAGCTGGTTGAGGGCCAGCGCCCGGGAGCGGAGTTCGATCGCCACCGACACTGTGCCTCCCGCCCCGACGCGCACTCCGTCAGTGCGCGATGTCTCGTAGCTGATCCGGGTCACCAGGATGGAATGCGTACCCGGCGGCACGGAGAGGCGGAAAGCGCCCAACTCATCGGTGGCGGCAGGCCCGGCCGCCAGCCCGAGCACCCGGACGGCGGCGCCGCTCACGGGCCTGCCGGTCTCCAGGTCGGTCACTCGGCCCGCGATGTTGGCCTGCTGGGCGAGGAGCTCGAGGGGGCTGAGCACGGCCAGAGCCATGATGGCGCACGCCCCCGCGACGGTAGCCCTGGTGTGCATTCTCGGTCTCAGCCGCCTGGCGCGTGGTGCTGGCCTCGACTCACCATGGCTGGCTCCCCCGGCCGCGGCTGCGAATCGATCCAAACTCTCCCGCTGACGTCCCATTCTTAACGATAGCAGTTTTCCCTGGACGGTACACTGCCTGGGAGGACGGCTACGCCACGGGTTGCCGGCCCGTCACCTCACGGTCGTCGGTCGTCTCCCCTCAGCTGAAGTCGCGGCCCAGGATGACGGCGACGATGATCGCCCCCACCGCGAGCGGCGCCACCCAGCGGATGAAGAAGCGCCACGCCCCGTAGCGGAACCAGCGCGGCTCCGTGCCGTCCACCAGCTCCCGCTCCGTCGCGTTCCGGGTCATGAACCAGCCCGCCGCGAGCGTGATCGAGAACCCGCCGATCGGCAACATCCAGTTCGAGACAAAGTGGTCAGCGGTCGCGAACCAGCCGGCCTTGCCCGCGAAGATCTCCAGCGTGGAGAGGAACGGCGTGCCCGTGAAGGAGAGCGCCGCGAAGATCGTGAACACGAAGATTGCCGTGCCGCAGAGGACCGTCGCCTTGTGTCGAGGGAGGCCGTGCTCGTCGATGACGTAGCTCGACACGACCTCGAGGAGAGAGATCGTCGAGGTCAGCGCCGCGAGCGCCACGAGCACGTAGAAGAGCGGCCCCAGCACGACGCCGAACGGCACCGCGGTGTAGAACAGCTCCGGCAGCGAGATGAAGAGCATCCCCACCGGCGATCCGCTCACCTGGTCGCTCATCCCCGCCACGGAGAAGATGACGGAGAACATGATCACCGTCGCCACGAGCGCGATCAGCGTATCGAGCGCCACGATCGCGCCTGACGCCTTCACGATCGACTGCTTGCGCGAGATGTAGGAGCCGTAGGTGATCATCGCCCCCATCCCGAGGGAGAGGGTGAAGAAGGAGTGTCCCAGCGCCTCGAGAACCCCGCTCATCTCCAACTCCGAGAAGTTGGCGCGGAAGATGAAACGCAGCGCCTCCCCGGACCCGCTCATCCCCAGCGCGCTGACGAGCAGCAGGAGGAGGATTCCGAACAGGATCGGGAGGAAGATGCGGGCGATCCGCTCGATCCCCTTGCTCACGCCGAAGTAGACGACCGCGATCGTGGCGACGCTGAAGCTGAGCGAGAGCGCGAGCTGCAGGCCGGCGTTCCCCACCTGCTCGTTGAACAGGTCGCCCGCCGCCATCCCGGCGGGATAGCCCCCGAACGTCCAGCCGATCGACTGGGCGAAGTAGTACAGCGACCAGCCCGCGATCACCGTGTAGTAGCTGAGGAGGATGAACCCGGCGAGCACGCCCCACCCGCCGACGACGCCCCACCAGGGTCCGGCCGCCTCCTTGAGCGCCCCGACCGCGCTCTTCTGGCTCCTGCGCCCGATGAGCAGTTCCGCCATCATGATCGGCAGGCCGACGGCGAGAATGCAGACCAGGTAGACGAGGACGAAGGCGCCCCCCTCGTTCTCCCAGGTGATGAACGGGAACTTCCAGAGGTTGCCGAGGCCGATCGCGCTGCCGGTCGCGGCCAGCACGAGACCGACGTTCGAACTCCAGTTATCGCGGGGTTGGCTCATGGGACATGTCCAGTCGGGCGTTATCCGGGCAGGGGCTTATCAGCCCGTGGCAAACCCCTGCATGAGTTCGACGATCCAACCTACTCCGTCGTCACGAGACGCCACCAGACGCGCGCCATGCCGAACCTGAACGAAGTCATCCGGAGCACGCCCAAGGCGGAACTCCACATCCACGTCGAAGGCTCGCTGGAGCCGGAGATGATGTTCGACCTGGCCCGCCGGAACGAGGTGTCGCTCCCCTACCGCAACGTCGAGGAGGTCCGCCGCGCGTACTCGTTCGGCAACCTCCAGGAGTTCCTCAACCTCTACTACGAGGGCATGAACGTTCTGCGGACGGAGGAGGACTTCTTCGCGCTGGCCGACGCGTACCTGCGGCGGGCGGCGGCGGACAACGTCGTCCGCGTCGAGATGTTCTTCGACCCGCAGGCCCACACCGGGCGGGGCGTGCCGCTGCGGACGCTGATGGACGGCCTGGAGCGGGCCATCGCCCGCTCACGCGAGCGGGGCGTGCGCGTCTCCCTCATCCTCTGTTTCTTGCGCCACCTGACCGAAAGGGAAGCGTTCGAGACGCTCGAAGCCGCGGCCCCCTACCGCGACCGGCTGCTGGGCGTGGGCCTGGATTCAAGCGAGGTCGGACACCCGCCGTCGAAGTTCGCCCGCGTGTTCGAGGCCGCGCGCGACATGGGGCTGCGGCTCGTCGCGCACGCCGGCGAGGAGGGACCGCCGGAATACGTATGGGAAGCGCTCGACATCCTCGGCGTGGAGCGCATCGACCACGGCAACCGCGCCCTGGAGGACGACGCCCTGGTGGCCCGCCTGCGCGAGGACCGCATCCCGCTCACCGTGTGCCCGCTGTCGAACCTCGAACTCCGCGTCGTGGACGACCTCGCCGCGCACCCGATCAAGCGCATGCTCGACCTCGGTCTCCTCGCGACCGTGAACTCCGACGACCCCGCCTACTTCGGCGGCTACATCAACGAGAACTTCCGCCGCGTCGCCGAGGCCGTCGACCTCTCGACCGACGACATCGAAACGCTTGTCCGGAACTCCTTCGCGGCCTCGTTCGCCGCTTGACGCGACAACCGTTCGTGACAACCGTCGGGCTTGAATTCCTCGCCGAGGAGGTGACCATCGATTCACGCGATATCTGACGCGTGCCTGTCAACGTAGTTCGAGCGCCGGCGGCAGCCCCGCTGTGGGAGGCGTGCGCCGAGCGTTTTCTGGCGGGGGCGGCGTCACCGGCTGAGCCCGGCGTCGAGGCGTCGGCTTGGATCTGGCTCAACAACGCACACCTTCGCGACCTCCTGTACGAAGTCTCCCAGGCACGCGGCCATCCGGGGTGGCTCGACCCGCCCGTGACCCTGTTCGGGGACCTTGTCGACCGCTTCGGCATCCGGGAGAAGTCCGTCGGGCTCCTCACGCGCCGCCGGCTGGTGAGCCGGCACGCGGCGCGGCTGGGGCGGCGAATCCTCGCGCGGGAGCCCGGCCGGGGCGACGGCGTGATCCGCGGGCACATGCTCGACCGGCTTTTCGGCGACCTGCTGCCGGAGGGCGTGCCGCCGGAGCGGCTCGAACGGGCGCTGGATCGGCTCGGGGGTGACGACTTCGCACGACGCCGCAACCGGTGGGCGGTAGAGGTCTACCGCGCGTATCTCGATTCGCTGCGGGAACGCGACCTCCTGGATGCCCGTTCCGTGAACGCACACATCGCGAACCGGATCGAGGCGGGTGGACTCCCCGGGGCCGTCGGGGGCGCCCGCGAACTGCACATCTACAGCATCGGGAGTCCGCGCACGCGCCGCCGCATCATCGAAGCGCTCGCCCGGCAGGAGGAGGTCGACGTCCATCTCTATCTCCCACTGGAGCCGGAGCCCGATCCGTTCTTCGACGGACTTGCAGCCCGAACGGAGGTCGTTGACGAATCGGGCGGGGGCACGCAGCCGCTGAAGGTACAACCCGTCCCGGACGCGGCGCGGGAAATGGCCTGGGTGGCGCGACAGGTCAAGGAGATTCTGGTATCGGGCGCCGCGGAGCCGCATAAGGTCGCGGTTGTGGCGCGCTCCGGCCGCGATAACACGCACCGCGCATACCGGGCTCTCCGTCGGGCCGGCGTTCCGGCCACGGCACGTATCCGGACGCCGCTGGACGAGGTCCCGGCGCTTAAGGCCCTCCTCCTCCTCCTGCGGGGAGCGGCCCGAAACTGGGACTACCGGTCCCTGCGGGCTCTCCTCGAGCACCCCTATTTCAACACGCGCGTAGACCTCCGGAGCGTCGATGCGATCGCCGCGAACCGGCGCGTCGTGGGGCTCGAAGCCTGGGCGGAAGGCCTCGTCGGCCTCAAGCAACTCGTCATCGACAAGGCGCGCGAGATCCGTGGTCGGGGGCTCTTCCTCGACCGGGTCGAGAAGGACATCGACGCGTTCGCGGCCATGTGCGAGGTGCTTGCACCGCTGGACCGGGGCCGCACCGAGGCCGAGTGGATCGAGCTGACCCTGGCCCTGCTCGCGGAAGACCGCGGCGTTTTCAGCCTGAGGCGCAGAGTGTGCGATGCCGTCGAGGAACGGTGGGAGGTCGTGCGCTCCGACCAGCGCGGGATCCTTCTCCTGGAGCGGCTCCTCAGGGAATGGCGGGATCTCGACCACTCGGACGATCCGCTACGCCCGGCGGCGTGGCATGCGCTGCTCAGGAAACTCCTGCAGGCGAACGAACTTTCCCTCTCGACGCCGGGACAGAAGGGAGTGCAGGTGCTCGAGGCGCACGACGCGGCGCTCGTTCCCTTCGCCCATACGTTCGTTGTGCACGCGAACGATCGCGAGTTCCCGCGCACCACCGGCTTCACAGGGGTGTTCACAGACGCGGAACGCCGCCGTCTCGCCGATTTCGGGCTGCCGGTGAGCCATCGCAACGAGGCGCTGCGCCGGGAGCGCGGGCTGTGGCGCGCCGTCACCCAGCAGGCGGGCCCCGTGTGCGTCAGTTACCGGACGACAGATGCCGGCGGCACCCCTCTGCTGCCGTCCCTCATGGTCCCGCCGCATGACGACGCCATCGAGTTGCCACGAATTCGCCGGCCTTCCGACGAGGAGGAGCCGGTCACCCCGGCCGAGGCGGACCGTCGCGCCGCCTTCGCACTGTTCGAGACGCTCGGCCGACCCGATGCGGAGGGATCGACCCGTATCGCCCCCGCCCGCCCCGAGCGGATCGCCCGCGCCATCGTGGCGGCCGCGGCGGAAACGCACCGCGGCCCGGGGCTTGAGCGCTACCCCGGCTTTCTCCTGCCCTCCGGGCGCCTGGACGAGATGCGGCATCCCGCCTATCGGCCGAATCCCTGGAACGGCCATCTGCGGGATCCGGACGTGCTTCGGGAACTGGCGCGTCGCTTCGACGACGGCCACCGGTGGTCCGCCGGCAAGCTCGAAGCCTACGCCCGGTCTCCGTTCACCTTCCTCATCGAACGTGTGCTGTGGCTCGAAGGCGTTGAGGAGGCGGAAGAGGAGACGACGCCCCTCATCTTCGGAAGCATCGCGCACGAGATCCTCGAGCGCTTCTACGCGGAGTTCAAGGACGCGCTCCCTGTCTCGCTTTCGGGCGCGGCCGAGGATCGTCTGGCGGAGATCTCCGAGGCGGTCTGCGCCGAACGCGTGGAAAAGGGAGAATGGCTCGGCGTCGAAGCCCTCTGGGAACAGACGCGAGGGACGATCCTGACCGCGGTGCACGACTACATCGCGTGGGAACTGGGGCACATGGCCGCGAAGAGCGAACGGCCCGTGTACACCGAGTTCGCGTTCGGGTTCGACGACGAGCACACGTTCCTCGAAGGTGAGGATGTACGCGGCCACGCTGCCCGCGTCCGGCTCTGCGGGTTCATCGATCGCGTGGATCGGAGCCTCACGGCCGACGGACTGCACCACGTACTGGATTACAAGAGCGGCGGAACCCCGGGTGCGCCGAAGTTCGATGACGGCACCGCCCTTCAGGGCGTTCTCTACGCCCAGGTGATGGCTGAACGTGGCTACGCGATGGGCTCCTGCCGCTACCGGTCGATCAGGAGTCCCGGAAAGCCGCTCAACGGAGGTCGCGTCGAGTTTGGCGAGGAGCGGTACGAGCGGGCCCTTTCCCTGGCGTTGTCCATCCCCGGCCGTGTGCGGGCCGGGTGCTTCGAGGCGGTCGCCTCATGGAAGGGCGGTTGGGCGCCCTGGGATCCCAGGCCTGAGATCCGTCGCAACGAGGCGCGACTCGACGGGAGACACCGCTTCGGAGACTTCGGAGACGACCCCGAGGACGATGGCGTGAGCGGGGGGGCAGACAGCGGCGAGGCAGGCACCGATGGCTGAGATCCGGTGGACTCCCGAACAGGTGCGGGCGATCCGGACCGAGGATGACACGCTCCTCGTCGCGAACGCCGGTACGGGCAAGACGACGACCGTGGTCGGCAAAATCATGTGGCGGCTCGGACTCCCGTTCGGCGTCAGCGAGGAGACGGGCGAACCCATCGAACCGCCCGCCGACCCGTGCGGGCTCGACGAGATCGCCGCCATCACGTTCACGGAGAAGGCGGCCTACGACCTGAAGCGACAACTCAGGAAGCAGATCGAAGCATCGGATCGCGCAGACGACCTGCGCTGGGAGATCGACCGCGCTTCGGTCGGAACCATCCATTCCTTCTGCGGGGAGCTGCTACGCGAACACGCGCTGCGGCTGGGGATCGATCCCACGTACGAGGTCCTGGACGAGGACAGCGCCTGGGCCGAGCAGGACGAACTGATCAAGGCGCTCCTCCTCGAAAGGCTCGAGGCGGAAGACCCCGCGGCTCAGGCGCTGCTCCGCCGCTGGAAGCTGACCGGCGGGGAGCGCTTCCGAGGCGCGACCGATCATGTGCGGGACGTCCTGCGCGACCTGCGGTGGCGCGAGAGGCGTTACGCGAGGTGGCTGCAGCCCGCACTGCCCCCGGTGGAGGACGGTACGCTCGACCTGTTCGAGGCACACGGTCGCCCCGGCGCGCTGGACGTGCCGGCCGTGTTGGCCGCGAGTCCTGAGCGCGAGGAAAAAGACGAAGAGGCGCTCGCGATCTGTTCGCAGCTCCTGGATGTGGCCCGCGAAGCCCGCGGGCGCTGGAACGCCTGGCTGGAAGAGGAGAACCAGCGCGACTTCGACAGCCTGGTCCTCGGGGCGGCCGAACTCCTGGCCGGCGTGTCCGGCGACGCCGCGCTCGCCGCGATCCGCGACCGCTACCGGATGCTCATCATCGATGAGTTCCAGGACACGGACTTCACGCAGCGGGACATCGCCTTCGCCATCGCCCGGGGCACGGACCGCCCCCAACTCTTCCTCGTGGGCGACCCGAAGCAGAGCATCTATCGCTTCAGGGGCGCCGATATCTCCGTGTGGAACGACGTCGCTGCCGATTTCGCGGAGGAAGGCGAAGTCCTGGATCTCTCCCGGAACTTCCGCAGCGCCCCCCCGATCGTCGATTTCGTGAACGTGGTGAGCGGGGCCTCAATGAAGGAGACGGGAGATGCCCTCGCGGAGGAACGACTTCCGAGCCGCATCGGCTACACGGATCTGGTGGCCGGCATCCCCGACCATTCGGAGACCGGGGTGGATTGGATCGGCGTTGAAGGCAGGACGGTGGACGCTCGGCGCGAGGCCGAAGCCGTCCGCATCGCCTCCTGGATTCTGCAGGCGCGGGACCGGGTCGAAATCCGGGATCCCGACACGGGCAGCCTGCGCCCACTCGCATTTCGGGACATCGCGCTCCTCTACCGCTCCCGCGGCGGGCTGAAGCACTTCGAGACGACGCTCAAGCGCTACGGCATCCCCTACTTCGTGTCGGGGATGGCGCACCTGGGCGAGCGTCAGGAGATCCTCGACGTCTTGAACGCCCTCCGGCTACTGCAGAACGAGCGGGACGATCTGCGGGCGTTCGGCTACCTGCGCTCACCGTTCGTCGGACTCAGGGACGAGACCATCGTACGTCTGCGCATGCTGGGGCGCCGCGGGCCGCTCCTTCGGCAGGCGAGTCGGTGGCTTGAGAGTGGCGAGTGGCCGGAGGCTCCCGACCACCCGCGGCTCACCGCAATCGAACGGGAGGCGCTCGAGGAGGGTCTCTCGGTTCTCGACGATCTGCGCCAGCTCGCGCCGCGGCTGGGACTGGACGAGGTCATCGAGGAACTGCTTGTACGCACCGGCTACCGCCTTCACATCCTTCTCATGGAGGGTGCGGAGGAGGTCCTCGGGAACCTCCAGAGTCTCATTCACTTCGCGGCGTCCCATCGAGCGCACGACCTCACCGCGTTCTTCGAGGTGTGGGACCGGTCGATGAGCCGCGACATCGGGCTCCCGCAGGCCCCTCTCTACTCGAAGGAAGATGACATCGTCACGCTCTCGACGATTCACCAGGCCAAGGGACTGGAGTGGCCCGTCGTCTTTCTGGTCGGGGTCGAGAAAGCGCTGTGGCGTCAGCCTTCGAACGTGTACTGGTCGGATCCGGAACTGGGCCCCCTTTTCTGCCTGAGAGCGGATGCCCGCGGGAGGCGGGGCAACCGCCTGGTGCGCCGCGAAGAGCTCGAATCGAAGGCGGAGGAAGCGCGTCTCCTGTACGTGGCGACGACGCGGGCCCGCGACCGCCTGGTCATCGTGGGGCCGACCGGCGGCAACAAGGGCTACGACCGCTGGCTGGCCGAAGGTGATGCCACGACACGGCAAGACGCGGGGGTGAGTGCCGCCCCCGAGACGAGCCGCCCGCCGACGCTGGAGTGGCTGGACCGGTACGAGACGGCGACGCCGCCGGCGTTGATCCAGCCGCTCCCCGAGCC
This is a stretch of genomic DNA from Candidatus Palauibacter australiensis. It encodes these proteins:
- a CDS encoding sodium-dependent transporter, which gives rise to MSQPRDNWSSNVGLVLAATGSAIGLGNLWKFPFITWENEGGAFVLVYLVCILAVGLPIMMAELLIGRRSQKSAVGALKEAAGPWWGVVGGWGVLAGFILLSYYTVIAGWSLYYFAQSIGWTFGGYPAGMAAGDLFNEQVGNAGLQLALSLSFSVATIAVVYFGVSKGIERIARIFLPILFGILLLLLVSALGMSGSGEALRFIFRANFSELEMSGVLEALGHSFFTLSLGMGAMITYGSYISRKQSIVKASGAIVALDTLIALVATVIMFSVIFSVAGMSDQVSGSPVGMLFISLPELFYTAVPFGVVLGPLFYVLVALAALTSTISLLEVVSSYVIDEHGLPRHKATVLCGTAIFVFTIFAALSFTGTPFLSTLEIFAGKAGWFATADHFVSNWMLPIGGFSITLAAGWFMTRNATERELVDGTEPRWFRYGAWRFFIRWVAPLAVGAIIVAVILGRDFS
- a CDS encoding adenosine deaminase; translated protein: MPNLNEVIRSTPKAELHIHVEGSLEPEMMFDLARRNEVSLPYRNVEEVRRAYSFGNLQEFLNLYYEGMNVLRTEEDFFALADAYLRRAAADNVVRVEMFFDPQAHTGRGVPLRTLMDGLERAIARSRERGVRVSLILCFLRHLTEREAFETLEAAAPYRDRLLGVGLDSSEVGHPPSKFARVFEAARDMGLRLVAHAGEEGPPEYVWEALDILGVERIDHGNRALEDDALVARLREDRIPLTVCPLSNLELRVVDDLAAHPIKRMLDLGLLATVNSDDPAYFGGYINENFRRVAEAVDLSTDDIETLVRNSFAASFAA
- a CDS encoding PD-(D/E)XK nuclease family protein; translation: MPVNVVRAPAAAPLWEACAERFLAGAASPAEPGVEASAWIWLNNAHLRDLLYEVSQARGHPGWLDPPVTLFGDLVDRFGIREKSVGLLTRRRLVSRHAARLGRRILAREPGRGDGVIRGHMLDRLFGDLLPEGVPPERLERALDRLGGDDFARRRNRWAVEVYRAYLDSLRERDLLDARSVNAHIANRIEAGGLPGAVGGARELHIYSIGSPRTRRRIIEALARQEEVDVHLYLPLEPEPDPFFDGLAARTEVVDESGGGTQPLKVQPVPDAAREMAWVARQVKEILVSGAAEPHKVAVVARSGRDNTHRAYRALRRAGVPATARIRTPLDEVPALKALLLLLRGAARNWDYRSLRALLEHPYFNTRVDLRSVDAIAANRRVVGLEAWAEGLVGLKQLVIDKAREIRGRGLFLDRVEKDIDAFAAMCEVLAPLDRGRTEAEWIELTLALLAEDRGVFSLRRRVCDAVEERWEVVRSDQRGILLLERLLREWRDLDHSDDPLRPAAWHALLRKLLQANELSLSTPGQKGVQVLEAHDAALVPFAHTFVVHANDREFPRTTGFTGVFTDAERRRLADFGLPVSHRNEALRRERGLWRAVTQQAGPVCVSYRTTDAGGTPLLPSLMVPPHDDAIELPRIRRPSDEEEPVTPAEADRRAAFALFETLGRPDAEGSTRIAPARPERIARAIVAAAAETHRGPGLERYPGFLLPSGRLDEMRHPAYRPNPWNGHLRDPDVLRELARRFDDGHRWSAGKLEAYARSPFTFLIERVLWLEGVEEAEEETTPLIFGSIAHEILERFYAEFKDALPVSLSGAAEDRLAEISEAVCAERVEKGEWLGVEALWEQTRGTILTAVHDYIAWELGHMAAKSERPVYTEFAFGFDDEHTFLEGEDVRGHAARVRLCGFIDRVDRSLTADGLHHVLDYKSGGTPGAPKFDDGTALQGVLYAQVMAERGYAMGSCRYRSIRSPGKPLNGGRVEFGEERYERALSLALSIPGRVRAGCFEAVASWKGGWAPWDPRPEIRRNEARLDGRHRFGDFGDDPEDDGVSGGADSGEAGTDG
- a CDS encoding UvrD-helicase domain-containing protein, with translation MAEIRWTPEQVRAIRTEDDTLLVANAGTGKTTTVVGKIMWRLGLPFGVSEETGEPIEPPADPCGLDEIAAITFTEKAAYDLKRQLRKQIEASDRADDLRWEIDRASVGTIHSFCGELLREHALRLGIDPTYEVLDEDSAWAEQDELIKALLLERLEAEDPAAQALLRRWKLTGGERFRGATDHVRDVLRDLRWRERRYARWLQPALPPVEDGTLDLFEAHGRPGALDVPAVLAASPEREEKDEEALAICSQLLDVAREARGRWNAWLEEENQRDFDSLVLGAAELLAGVSGDAALAAIRDRYRMLIIDEFQDTDFTQRDIAFAIARGTDRPQLFLVGDPKQSIYRFRGADISVWNDVAADFAEEGEVLDLSRNFRSAPPIVDFVNVVSGASMKETGDALAEERLPSRIGYTDLVAGIPDHSETGVDWIGVEGRTVDARREAEAVRIASWILQARDRVEIRDPDTGSLRPLAFRDIALLYRSRGGLKHFETTLKRYGIPYFVSGMAHLGERQEILDVLNALRLLQNERDDLRAFGYLRSPFVGLRDETIVRLRMLGRRGPLLRQASRWLESGEWPEAPDHPRLTAIEREALEEGLSVLDDLRQLAPRLGLDEVIEELLVRTGYRLHILLMEGAEEVLGNLQSLIHFAASHRAHDLTAFFEVWDRSMSRDIGLPQAPLYSKEDDIVTLSTIHQAKGLEWPVVFLVGVEKALWRQPSNVYWSDPELGPLFCLRADARGRRGNRLVRREELESKAEEARLLYVATTRARDRLVIVGPTGGNKGYDRWLAEGDATTRQDAGVSAAPETSRPPTLEWLDRYETATPPALIQPLPEPPLRWTRSATELMLLEEDPEEWERRYRHGALAPWHFAPEASAEEAGLPALVRGQIIHGVLERLEAEAEIARVVEETIGSLDEPELEAMLRPGSEYREQLEEEIRRVAASEEWAWYTAGDLGRDYWKELTFTHLVGARDWRFGAFDLYRRLAGPGPGPGVGPAPSRLAGALGLDDGLDALVIDFKTHPITAAQAPHTARGYRIQADVYRAAASSMAGRVAVGLHFTGPNELVSMPEESPA